One window of Arcobacter sp. LA11 genomic DNA carries:
- a CDS encoding OmpA family protein, giving the protein MKVQKMNKDSNTNFWISYADLMAGLLFVFILLIGAIIVKYSLLQSESNILEQTLKKEKIALEKNKKELIQKELKIKNTVTDLEQARKDLKKVKFDFEDTKSDLKKRLLENEKLKLVLEKKESILSKQEKELIDKKSKLALFSTTKDDLEKRLKSLEEEKKSLLSDINKLDSNLKIKDEKIVIFLDEKKSFEKEISQLNTQKEDLEISLKKVELSLEEKDKRLDSLLEDVLEKQALIKSFEEKNGFLDDEIKVLSQKLKDTENRHSILSKDLLSTKSKIKNLTGIKIKVISLLKNKLGKNMQIDPKNGAIRLSSNILFDEGKFELKESSKNSLKDAIYDYFYTILENEEINKHIDKIIIEGHTNSKGTFLYNLELSQKRAYSVMDFLLSLDFQKKENLKNLIVASGRSFLDPIYDKKGIEDKDESRRIEIKFSLKNEDAIKEIANILE; this is encoded by the coding sequence ATGAAAGTTCAAAAGATGAACAAAGATAGTAATACAAACTTTTGGATATCTTATGCAGATTTAATGGCAGGATTGCTTTTTGTCTTTATCTTACTTATTGGGGCAATTATTGTTAAGTACTCACTACTTCAATCAGAATCAAATATATTAGAACAAACTTTAAAAAAAGAAAAAATTGCATTAGAAAAAAATAAAAAAGAGTTAATCCAAAAAGAGTTAAAAATAAAAAATACTGTAACTGATTTGGAACAAGCAAGAAAAGACCTAAAAAAAGTGAAATTTGATTTTGAAGATACTAAAAGTGACTTAAAGAAAAGATTATTGGAAAATGAAAAACTAAAACTTGTATTAGAAAAAAAAGAGTCTATACTTAGTAAACAAGAAAAAGAGTTAATAGATAAAAAAAGTAAATTAGCTCTTTTTTCAACAACAAAAGATGACTTAGAAAAGAGATTAAAAAGTTTAGAAGAAGAAAAAAAATCTTTACTTTCAGATATTAATAAATTAGATTCAAATTTAAAAATAAAAGATGAAAAAATAGTTATATTTTTAGATGAAAAAAAGAGTTTTGAAAAAGAAATTTCACAATTAAATACTCAAAAAGAAGATTTAGAAATAAGTCTAAAAAAAGTAGAGTTAAGCTTAGAAGAAAAAGACAAGAGACTAGATAGTTTATTAGAAGATGTATTAGAAAAACAAGCACTTATAAAATCATTTGAAGAAAAAAATGGTTTTCTTGATGATGAAATAAAAGTATTATCTCAAAAATTAAAAGATACAGAAAATAGACATAGTATACTTTCAAAAGATTTACTTTCAACAAAATCAAAAATCAAAAATCTTACTGGAATAAAAATAAAAGTCATAAGTTTATTAAAAAATAAACTAGGTAAAAATATGCAAATTGACCCTAAAAATGGTGCAATAAGACTATCTTCAAATATTTTGTTTGATGAAGGTAAATTTGAATTAAAAGAGAGCTCAAAAAATTCTTTAAAGGATGCTATTTATGATTATTTTTATACAATTTTAGAAAATGAAGAGATAAATAAACATATTGATAAAATCATAATAGAAGGGCATACAAATTCAAAAGGAACTTTTCTTTATAACTTAGAACTTTCTCAAAAAAGAGCATACTCTGTGATGGATTTTCTTTTATCTCTTGATTTTCAGAAAAAAGAGAATTTGAAAAATTTAATAGTTGCAAGTGGACGTTCTTTTCTAGATCCTATTTATGACAAAAAAGGAATAGAAGATAAAGATGAATCAAGAAGAATTGAAATAAAATTTAGTCTTAAAAATGAAGATGCAATTAAAGAGATAGCTAATATTCTAGAATAA
- a CDS encoding MotA/TolQ/ExbB proton channel family protein, which translates to MIQLSERKINTFPRFFMILSVPFALFAMILLGYLNFIPLKVEFHSVLIIFLILLIFIFFISHNAWYSFASYRNSLDTVVEKIDQYLLSNELIIAGKKKSYGDIDLFFDNYVKNIRNDNFASIAASIFPTLGILGTFTAIAISMPNFTVESKEALESEITILLSGVGTAFYASIYGIFLSIWWTFFEKRGLTKIQNNLEDIKLQYKDLVWNKEEIELLTLADTKNQNEQLLEKLESILTPEFIFKLDEIAKTKLNTINDLDVEHKIIEGKLAQSYENLTKVFDDASKKQHLVLESFEKLNSLVLETNASLSNSVDAQNKHSKAVKSEIYSVLSSFELVSSDLKDLGKNLIQKDLNESSKDEQR; encoded by the coding sequence ATGATTCAGTTATCCGAAAGAAAAATAAATACTTTTCCTAGATTTTTTATGATTTTATCCGTTCCTTTTGCTCTTTTTGCAATGATACTTTTAGGGTATTTAAATTTTATTCCTTTAAAAGTAGAATTTCATTCAGTTCTTATAATATTTCTTATTTTACTTATTTTTATTTTTTTTATTTCCCATAATGCTTGGTATTCTTTTGCCTCTTATCGTAATTCTTTAGATACAGTAGTTGAAAAAATTGATCAGTATTTACTTTCAAATGAGCTAATTATTGCAGGGAAGAAAAAATCTTATGGTGATATTGACCTATTTTTTGATAACTATGTTAAAAATATAAGAAATGATAACTTCGCAAGTATTGCAGCTTCTATATTCCCAACCTTGGGTATTTTAGGAACTTTCACTGCCATTGCAATATCTATGCCTAATTTTACAGTAGAATCTAAAGAAGCTTTAGAAAGTGAAATCACAATCTTATTAAGTGGTGTGGGAACGGCTTTTTATGCTTCTATATATGGAATATTCTTATCTATTTGGTGGACTTTTTTTGAAAAAAGAGGTTTGACAAAAATACAAAATAATTTAGAAGATATCAAATTACAATATAAAGATTTAGTATGGAACAAAGAAGAAATTGAACTTTTAACTTTAGCAGATACTAAAAATCAAAATGAACAGCTTTTAGAGAAGTTAGAATCAATTTTAACTCCAGAGTTTATTTTTAAATTAGATGAAATTGCAAAAACAAAATTAAATACAATTAATGATTTAGATGTAGAGCATAAAATTATAGAGGGTAAACTTGCTCAAAGTTATGAGAATTTAACTAAAGTGTTTGATGATGCAAGTAAAAAACAACATTTAGTTCTTGAAAGTTTTGAAAAACTAAACTCTTTAGTTTTAGAAACTAATGCCTCTTTATCAAATTCAGTCGATGCTCAAAACAAACACTCAAAAGCTGTAAAGTCTGAGATATATTCTGTTTTATCTTCTTTTGAATTAGTATCAAGTGATTTGAAAGACTTAGGTAAGAATTTAATTCAAAAAGATTTAAATGAAAGTTCAAAAGATGAACAAAGATAG
- the thiI gene encoding tRNA uracil 4-sulfurtransferase ThiI has protein sequence MEMSEIKTQKFILKFFPEIMIKGSSAKRQMVGQLYGNIQKLVTRISEDIQTKKFFDKIEVVCPIDVVVEVRQKLLETPGIELVLEALQFDKVTTLDEIKVIVNEQMSKEIEGKTFVIRAKRSGTHDFKSINIEQTVGGYMLAHNESKGVDLHNPEVTINIELLNNQLNIITLKHRGLGGFPLGTQGDILSLMSGGFDSTVASYLTMKRGIKTHFIFFNLGGVAHEIGVKQVALYLWSKFGSSHKVSFISVPFDDVVTEIFKSTHESYMGVTLKRLMLMASEKIADEMGIDALLTGESVAQVSSQTLRNLALIDQSTNKLVIRPLSTMNKPEIIDIASKIGTRHFAEAMPEYCGVISKNPVTHGSYNRMEKEAKKFDYSVLDKAVEDSVSISVDEIVNDVKDIGQMETVSDISNGKYTIIDIRQGNECIETSCETIKIPFYNLKKEFKKLPQNKEYLFYCDKGILSQLHAQYLRDAENYKNIKVYRP, from the coding sequence ATGGAAATGTCAGAAATAAAGACACAAAAATTTATACTAAAATTTTTCCCTGAGATTATGATAAAGGGTTCATCCGCTAAAAGACAAATGGTAGGACAACTTTATGGGAATATTCAAAAACTAGTAACTCGTATTTCCGAAGATATACAAACAAAAAAATTCTTTGATAAGATAGAAGTTGTATGTCCAATAGATGTTGTTGTTGAAGTAAGACAAAAACTACTTGAAACACCAGGTATAGAGTTAGTACTAGAAGCTTTACAATTTGATAAAGTAACTACATTAGATGAAATAAAAGTAATTGTAAATGAACAAATGTCAAAAGAGATAGAAGGTAAGACTTTTGTTATTAGAGCTAAACGTTCAGGAACACATGATTTTAAATCTATAAATATAGAACAGACAGTTGGTGGATATATGTTAGCTCACAATGAATCAAAAGGTGTAGATTTACATAATCCAGAAGTTACTATAAATATTGAATTATTAAATAATCAATTGAATATCATTACTTTAAAACATAGAGGTTTAGGTGGTTTTCCTTTAGGAACGCAAGGTGATATCTTATCACTTATGTCAGGTGGGTTTGATTCTACTGTTGCTAGTTATTTAACTATGAAAAGAGGAATAAAAACACACTTTATCTTTTTTAACTTAGGTGGTGTTGCACATGAAATTGGAGTAAAACAAGTTGCTTTATACTTGTGGAGTAAGTTTGGTTCATCTCACAAAGTATCTTTTATATCTGTTCCTTTTGATGATGTTGTTACTGAAATATTTAAATCAACTCATGAATCATATATGGGTGTAACACTAAAAAGACTTATGTTAATGGCTTCAGAAAAGATTGCTGATGAAATGGGAATTGATGCACTTCTTACAGGTGAAAGTGTAGCGCAGGTTTCAAGTCAAACATTAAGAAATTTAGCTTTAATAGACCAATCTACTAATAAGTTAGTTATTAGACCATTATCAACTATGAATAAACCAGAAATAATTGATATTGCAAGTAAAATTGGTACAAGGCATTTTGCTGAAGCTATGCCTGAGTATTGTGGTGTTATATCAAAAAACCCAGTAACACATGGTTCTTATAACAGAATGGAAAAAGAAGCTAAGAAATTTGATTATTCAGTTTTAGATAAAGCAGTTGAAGACTCTGTAAGCATTTCTGTTGATGAAATTGTAAATGATGTAAAAGATATAGGACAAATGGAAACAGTTAGTGATATATCAAATGGCAAATATACGATTATAGATATTAGACAAGGAAATGAATGTATTGAAACTTCTTGCGAAACTATAAAGATACCATTTTATAATTTAAAAAAAGAGTTTAAAAAACTTCCTCAAAATAAAGAGTATCTTTTTTACTGTGATAAAGGGATATTAAGTCAATTACATGCACAGTATTTAAGAGATGCTGAAAACTACAAAAATATAAAAGTTTATAGACCTTAA
- a CDS encoding bacteriohemerythrin, translated as MSDDKNFIQWKNEYIVGNIKIDSEHKKLFEIARKANDIYLRNDKKEQKKSLNAVVDELYSYVNKHFKNEEKYMASINYPLLKEHKILHTKLLEMLNFISLNLPILSVSKSGNELYNFVQNVFVRHIVEEDIKLVNYINNKL; from the coding sequence ATGAGCGATGATAAGAACTTTATCCAATGGAAAAATGAATATATTGTAGGAAATATAAAAATTGATTCTGAGCACAAAAAGTTATTTGAAATTGCAAGAAAAGCAAATGATATTTATCTAAGAAATGACAAAAAAGAACAAAAAAAATCTTTGAATGCTGTTGTTGATGAATTATATTCTTATGTCAATAAACATTTTAAGAATGAAGAAAAATATATGGCATCTATAAATTATCCTTTACTTAAAGAACACAAAATACTCCATACTAAATTACTAGAGATGCTAAACTTTATTTCTTTAAATTTACCTATTCTTAGTGTAAGTAAATCTGGTAATGAACTTTATAACTTTGTTCAAAATGTTTTTGTTAGACATATTGTAGAAGAAGATATAAAGCTTGTAAATTATATTAATAATAAACTATAA
- a CDS encoding NAD(P)H-dependent oxidoreductase, whose protein sequence is MDKTFMEAMDFRHACKIFDDTKKISEEDMTFILEAGRKSPSSFGMEPWKFLVITNDELKEKLKPVCWDQPQITTCSHLVIYLAAIENVKPESGVPRRKFARREMPEEKYDFYLKLYSDHLANTLSTDENILAWTARQNYIAAGNMMTAAGIKGIDSCPVEGFEKEKVEEILEIDTTKYQVAVVIPFGYRVNEQSTQLREKLEDVVEYIK, encoded by the coding sequence ATGGATAAAACATTTATGGAAGCAATGGATTTTAGACATGCTTGTAAGATATTTGACGATACAAAAAAAATCTCTGAAGAGGATATGACGTTTATTTTGGAAGCAGGAAGAAAGTCTCCTTCTTCGTTTGGAATGGAACCTTGGAAATTTTTAGTTATTACAAATGATGAATTAAAAGAGAAGTTAAAACCTGTGTGTTGGGATCAACCTCAAATTACAACTTGTTCTCACTTAGTGATATATCTTGCAGCAATTGAAAATGTGAAGCCAGAATCAGGAGTTCCAAGAAGAAAGTTTGCTAGACGTGAAATGCCAGAAGAAAAGTATGATTTTTATTTAAAACTTTATTCTGATCATTTAGCTAATACTTTATCAACAGATGAGAATATTTTAGCGTGGACAGCTAGGCAAAATTATATTGCAGCTGGAAATATGATGACAGCAGCTGGTATTAAAGGAATAGATTCTTGTCCAGTTGAAGGTTTTGAAAAAGAAAAAGTAGAAGAAATCTTAGAAATTGATACAACAAAATATCAAGTTGCAGTGGTAATTCCTTTTGGTTATAGAGTAAATGAACAATCTACTCAATTAAGAGAAAAACTAGAGGATGTTGTAGAATATATCAAATAA
- a CDS encoding NAD(P)H-dependent oxidoreductase codes for MKNVLIINGHQKYDEVAEGKLTQLFVDEAKSFLKTNNFNVKYTHIEKGYDVQEELDKFAWADVILLQYPVYWMSVPWITKKYIDEIFSGGGNTVTYKNDGRSRDDSSKKYGSGGLMTDKKYMLSLTYNCPTSEFSNNEGFFEGLSLDEANYAVHKVFQFCGASMLKTYSIHDIFKSDLDINNELIKFKNTLEDNFLK; via the coding sequence ATGAAAAATGTATTAATAATTAATGGTCATCAAAAATATGATGAAGTTGCAGAAGGAAAATTAACTCAATTATTTGTTGATGAAGCAAAAAGCTTTTTAAAAACTAATAATTTTAATGTCAAATATACTCATATTGAAAAAGGATATGATGTTCAAGAAGAGCTTGATAAATTTGCTTGGGCAGATGTTATCCTTCTTCAATACCCAGTTTATTGGATGTCTGTACCTTGGATTACAAAAAAGTATATTGATGAGATTTTCTCAGGTGGTGGTAATACTGTTACATATAAAAATGATGGAAGAAGTAGGGACGATAGTTCAAAAAAATATGGAAGCGGTGGATTAATGACAGATAAAAAATATATGTTAAGTTTAACATATAATTGTCCTACTAGTGAATTTTCAAATAATGAAGGCTTTTTTGAAGGTTTATCTTTAGATGAAGCTAATTATGCAGTTCATAAAGTATTTCAATTTTGTGGAGCAAGTATGTTAAAAACATATTCAATTCATGATATATTTAAAAGTGATTTAGATATAAATAATGAACTTATAAAGTTTAAAAATACACTAGAAGATAATTTTTTAAAATAA
- a CDS encoding PhzF family phenazine biosynthesis protein, giving the protein MNIHKISGFSYENMGGNPAGVVITDEMLSDEKMLSIAKEVNYSETAFLIKVNNKEFRIRYFSPEMEIAFCGHATIASGHVLAEDFGLGEYKLNLNDGSITINIVEKNNATVTSISSVSTKTEDFTDEIIDSFIDVFNFSKDDLDSNYPIKKSYSGNFHLIIFVKEKKTLENMKYDFEKAKELSREHNITTISVLWKENNTLYHSRNPFPFGGVYEDPATGSAAIALGEYLRSTKNKISGEIEILQGFDMDSPSKLYVEYTDIENSSIKVSGQSRVIK; this is encoded by the coding sequence ATGAATATTCATAAAATATCTGGCTTTTCATATGAAAATATGGGAGGAAACCCTGCTGGTGTAGTTATTACTGATGAGATGTTAAGCGATGAAAAAATGCTTTCAATTGCTAAAGAAGTAAATTATTCAGAAACTGCATTTTTAATAAAAGTAAATAATAAAGAGTTCAGAATAAGATATTTCTCTCCTGAAATGGAAATAGCTTTTTGTGGTCATGCTACTATTGCAAGTGGTCATGTTTTAGCAGAAGATTTTGGTCTTGGAGAATATAAACTTAATCTAAATGATGGAAGTATTACTATTAATATAGTAGAAAAGAATAATGCAACAGTTACTTCTATTAGCTCTGTTTCTACAAAAACTGAAGATTTTACTGATGAGATAATTGATTCTTTTATAGATGTGTTTAATTTTTCAAAAGATGATTTAGATAGTAATTACCCAATTAAAAAATCATATTCTGGTAATTTTCACTTAATAATTTTTGTAAAAGAGAAAAAAACTTTAGAAAATATGAAATACGATTTTGAAAAAGCAAAAGAACTATCAAGAGAACATAATATAACAACAATAAGTGTTCTTTGGAAAGAAAATAATACTTTATATCATTCTAGAAATCCATTTCCTTTTGGTGGTGTGTATGAAGACCCTGCAACGGGTTCTGCTGCTATTGCACTTGGAGAATATTTACGAAGTACAAAAAACAAAATATCAGGTGAAATAGAAATCTTACAAGGTTTTGATATGGATTCTCCTTCTAAGCTCTATGTAGAGTATACAGATATAGAGAATAGTTCAATAAAAGTTTCTGGTCAGAGCAGAGTAATAAAATAG
- a CDS encoding helix-turn-helix domain-containing protein — protein MYYINDKEYRCSVSVTLDIFNDRWKLAIIWHLIDCDKRFKDLHEVISEITQKTLTVKLKELEEKNIIHREVFAEVPPKVVYSLTPSGKKLTPVLEEMYKWGIDYVETFGEVTEDDLCKTTICDK, from the coding sequence ATGTATTATATAAATGATAAAGAATATAGATGTTCCGTTTCTGTTACGTTAGATATATTTAATGACAGATGGAAATTAGCCATAATTTGGCATTTAATAGATTGCGATAAAAGATTCAAAGATTTGCATGAAGTTATATCTGAAATCACTCAAAAAACATTGACTGTAAAATTAAAAGAATTAGAAGAAAAAAATATTATTCATAGGGAAGTTTTTGCAGAAGTTCCTCCAAAAGTTGTATATTCACTTACACCTTCTGGTAAAAAGCTTACACCAGTACTAGAAGAAATGTATAAATGGGGAATTGATTATGTTGAAACATTTGGAGAAGTTACAGAAGATGACCTTTGTAAGACAACAATTTGTGATAAATAA
- a CDS encoding thioredoxin fold domain-containing protein — MTKIIRNVLLLIAMISSLNAAQSISSNEIKEIQNLELFKKAKVDVQQGFDAGSVYVLNVTVQGRSDKIFLTKDKKYLIAGDVISTKTGQPLEVPADLKPTLGKEAFTFGTGKDEYVLFTDPECPYCKKFEEHFPKIEDKVKIRVFYFPLDFHKNAKDISLYVMSQKNYKDKVNAMINTTKDTPAFKNKKYAKGEKEKLQKHLDSQLEVAKKLGIRGTPSVYDKDGNKVVWAAMLQKYGVKVQ, encoded by the coding sequence ATGACTAAAATTATTAGAAATGTATTGCTTTTAATAGCAATGATTTCAAGCTTAAACGCAGCACAAAGTATTTCATCGAATGAAATTAAAGAAATACAAAATCTTGAACTTTTTAAAAAAGCAAAAGTAGATGTACAACAAGGGTTTGACGCAGGAAGTGTTTATGTTTTAAATGTAACTGTACAAGGAAGAAGTGATAAAATTTTTCTTACAAAAGACAAAAAATATTTAATTGCAGGAGATGTAATTAGTACAAAAACAGGTCAACCGTTAGAAGTACCTGCTGATTTAAAACCCACTTTAGGGAAAGAAGCATTTACTTTTGGAACAGGAAAAGATGAATATGTTTTATTTACTGATCCAGAATGTCCTTATTGTAAAAAGTTTGAAGAACATTTTCCAAAAATCGAAGATAAAGTAAAAATTAGAGTATTTTATTTCCCTTTAGATTTCCACAAAAATGCTAAAGATATTTCACTTTATGTTATGAGTCAAAAAAACTATAAAGATAAAGTAAATGCTATGATAAATACTACAAAAGATACGCCTGCATTTAAAAATAAAAAATATGCAAAAGGTGAAAAAGAGAAACTTCAAAAGCATTTAGATTCACAACTTGAAGTTGCTAAAAAACTAGGGATTAGAGGAACTCCATCTGTTTATGATAAAGATGGAAACAAAGTTGTTTGGGCTGCAATGCTTCAAAAGTATGGTGTAAAAGTACAATAA
- a CDS encoding VOC family protein, whose protein sequence is MIKGLDHFVLHTTSIEKTAKFYKDILGLEIIEFAKGRYCIKIGNQKINLHEKNTIAVPKAKEFKVGVMDICFISDTPLDVIKEKLESNSIKIIEYDVPRTGSLYPLRSLYFYDFDGNLIEISNEVK, encoded by the coding sequence ATGATAAAGGGACTTGATCATTTTGTATTACATACAACTTCTATAGAAAAAACAGCAAAGTTTTATAAAGATATTTTAGGCTTAGAAATAATTGAATTTGCAAAAGGTCGGTATTGTATAAAAATTGGAAATCAAAAAATCAATCTTCATGAAAAAAATACTATTGCTGTTCCTAAAGCAAAAGAGTTTAAAGTAGGTGTTATGGATATATGTTTTATAAGTGATACTCCTCTAGATGTTATAAAAGAAAAACTTGAATCTAACAGTATTAAAATTATTGAATATGATGTACCAAGAACAGGAAGTTTATATCCTCTTAGGTCATTATATTTTTATGATTTTGATGGAAATTTAATTGAAATATCAAATGAAGTAAAATAA
- a CDS encoding phosphate/phosphite/phosphonate ABC transporter substrate-binding protein: MKKILILLLAATYLLSMEISIGVVPQQSPLKLSKKWIKVTNYLYKETGIKVIFKTEKSIPKFEKELYAGKYDISYMNPYHFIVANKKQGYEAFTRANKNIVGIVLSKETKVDFTKENMKGKTFLFPAPNAFAATLLPKLEFKSKFDFDIDKEARVLYVNSHDSVYKGISRDIGYLGGGIIRTYNNFIDKNDKDKLHIVYKTSPYPSHPIASHPRVSQDVVTKIQNAFINMPDEIKKVLSIKAFKVTDSKEFDVIQELGVKNK; the protein is encoded by the coding sequence ATGAAGAAGATACTTATATTATTATTGGCAGCTACATATTTGTTGTCAATGGAGATTAGCATTGGTGTTGTACCACAACAAAGTCCTTTAAAACTTTCAAAAAAATGGATTAAAGTAACTAATTATTTATATAAAGAGACCGGAATAAAAGTTATATTTAAAACTGAAAAATCTATTCCTAAATTTGAAAAAGAATTGTACGCAGGGAAATATGATATATCGTATATGAATCCATATCATTTTATTGTTGCAAATAAAAAGCAAGGCTATGAAGCTTTTACAAGAGCAAATAAGAACATTGTTGGAATTGTTCTATCAAAAGAGACAAAAGTTGATTTTACGAAAGAGAACATGAAAGGAAAAACATTTTTATTTCCTGCTCCAAATGCTTTTGCAGCTACTTTATTACCTAAATTAGAATTCAAATCAAAATTTGATTTTGATATAGATAAAGAAGCTAGAGTACTATATGTAAATTCACATGATTCAGTATACAAGGGAATTTCTAGAGATATTGGTTATTTAGGTGGAGGGATAATTAGAACATATAATAACTTTATTGATAAAAATGATAAAGACAAGCTCCATATTGTATATAAAACATCACCATATCCAAGCCATCCTATTGCATCACACCCTAGAGTGAGTCAAGATGTTGTTACTAAAATTCAAAATGCTTTTATTAATATGCCAGATGAAATAAAAAAAGTTCTTAGTATTAAGGCTTTTAAAGTAACTGACTCTAAAGAGTTTGATGTAATTCAAGAGCTTGGAGTAAAAAATAAATAA
- a CDS encoding HAMP domain-containing sensor histidine kinase, which produces MSFKYRFILSFVLLEIFFILLIVSVNFIAISDSSKSLTKDKIESNITFLEQLLKIPVSIYDTGTLDDLLKSTEDLKYINSIIVLDSTDRILSKKYNFKEEKIEQVLQNKENRELIVNDSTFEIRYKKMFEEETFLGSILIIFDTSSNTKFIKKNKTNTILIVLVEIIISTFLSYLIGSRLTLMLTELTQVAQDIGNKKDVSIPYLDKKDEIGLLSNSLDNMYKQLHESYINLKQLTIIQDKQKRELEQANKSKDDFLANMSHELKTPLNSINVISSVMMKNKDATLNEKQVKNLNIINNCGNDLLFLINDVLDISKLEAGEINLDCTTFNLHETILNIKDMFEPQVKNKNLEFVFKYDENVQIIYSDKQRIKQIIKNLLSNSLKFVEKGAIELIVKDSDKNFSILIKDDGIGIDDEKLLHIFDRFKQADSSTTRKYGGTGLGLAICKELTTLLEGTIKVKSKVGVGTIFKLTLPKNEDKVSNIVLEEKVKPIEIKSDTPKVKNSSIKSNIGKEKVLILNNDPLTFIDFVIKVKDSYDVNQIDSLVELIKEIKENKYLAIIVDTTKINQLDLKKVLSFIPSNLILINDEKVEIEQSIIEASMEQFVKPLDTNKLISYINTSKDNNGKV; this is translated from the coding sequence ATGTCATTTAAATATAGGTTTATTTTATCTTTTGTACTGCTAGAAATATTTTTTATACTACTAATTGTTAGTGTAAACTTTATAGCTATTAGTGATTCATCAAAATCTTTAACAAAAGATAAAATAGAATCAAATATAACTTTTCTTGAACAATTACTAAAAATACCTGTTAGTATTTATGACACAGGTACATTAGATGATTTACTAAAAAGTACAGAAGACTTGAAATATATTAATTCAATCATTGTTTTGGATTCTACAGATAGAATTTTATCAAAGAAATATAACTTCAAAGAAGAAAAGATTGAACAAGTTCTTCAAAATAAAGAAAATAGAGAGCTTATAGTAAATGATAGTACTTTTGAGATACGTTATAAAAAAATGTTCGAAGAAGAAACCTTTTTAGGTTCTATATTAATAATTTTTGATACTAGTAGTAATACAAAATTTATTAAAAAAAATAAAACTAACACTATTCTTATAGTATTAGTAGAAATTATTATATCAACTTTCTTATCCTATTTAATAGGAAGTAGACTTACTTTAATGCTAACAGAGCTTACTCAAGTTGCACAAGATATTGGTAATAAAAAAGACGTAAGCATACCTTATTTAGATAAAAAAGATGAAATAGGACTCCTATCTAATTCTTTAGATAATATGTATAAACAATTACATGAGTCATATATAAACTTAAAACAGTTGACAATAATTCAAGATAAACAAAAAAGAGAACTTGAACAAGCTAATAAATCAAAAGATGATTTTCTAGCAAATATGAGTCATGAATTAAAAACACCATTAAACTCAATCAATGTTATATCTTCTGTAATGATGAAAAATAAAGATGCCACATTAAATGAAAAGCAAGTAAAAAATCTTAATATTATCAATAACTGTGGAAATGACTTACTTTTCTTGATAAATGACGTACTAGATATATCTAAACTTGAAGCAGGAGAAATCAACCTTGATTGTACTACTTTTAATTTACATGAAACAATTTTAAATATAAAAGATATGTTTGAACCACAAGTTAAAAACAAAAATCTAGAGTTTGTATTTAAATATGATGAAAATGTTCAAATAATATATTCTGATAAACAAAGAATAAAACAGATAATAAAAAATCTTTTAAGTAATTCATTAAAATTTGTAGAAAAAGGGGCTATTGAGCTTATTGTAAAAGATTCTGACAAAAACTTTAGCATTTTGATTAAAGATGATGGAATTGGAATTGATGACGAGAAACTATTGCATATTTTTGATAGATTTAAACAAGCAGACTCTAGTACAACAAGAAAGTACGGAGGGACAGGTTTAGGACTAGCTATTTGTAAAGAACTAACTACTCTACTAGAAGGGACAATAAAAGTAAAAAGTAAAGTTGGGGTTGGAACAATATTTAAACTAACACTTCCTAAAAATGAAGATAAGGTTTCAAATATCGTTCTTGAAGAAAAAGTTAAACCAATTGAAATAAAAAGCGATACTCCAAAAGTAAAAAATAGTTCTATAAAAAGTAATATAGGAAAAGAAAAAGTACTTATATTGAATAATGATCCTTTAACATTTATAGATTTTGTAATAAAAGTAAAAGATTCATATGATGTAAATCAAATTGATTCTTTAGTAGAATTAATAAAAGAGATAAAAGAAAATAAATATCTTGCAATAATAGTTGATACTACTAAAATTAATCAATTAGATTTAAAAAAAGTTCTTAGTTTTATTCCTAGTAACTTAATTTTAATCAATGATGAAAAAGTAGAAATAGAACAATCAATTATTGAAGCATCAATGGAACAGTTTGTTAAACCATTAGATACAAATAAATTAATATCATATATAAATACAAGCAAGGATAACAATGGAAAAGTTTAA